Below is a window of Chryseobacterium indicum DNA.
TTGTTTACAAAAACCTGCCCAAAATCGAAAAGCTGTTTCGTGTAATGACACAAAAAACACACGTTGCCCTGCAAAGAAGAATGATTGATAACCTCAGCAAAACAGCAGATAAACGATATACTGATTTCATCGAGAAATACCCTCAGCTTTACCAAAGGTTAACCAATGTGCAAATCGCTGCATATTTAGGTATCAGTCATGAATTTGTGAGCAGAATAAGAAAAAAAATAGTTAACAAAAAATAATTCAGACTTCATTTATTGAACTTGTTCAATGTTTTGAAGCAATATGCTTACAGATATTTGTAACAGCCAATATGCTCAATTATTAAGATAAAATTTCATCGATATTCATCCTCTTTATTATTCATAATGAAAACACAAATGCAAAATTTAAAAACCTTTAAAGTCAATTCCATTCAGCCTAAAACGGATAAACTGATCAGAAACAGCTTTGCCGCTACATTGAAAACAGCGATATACGGATTTTTAGCGGCAGCCGTTGTATTGTCCTGCAACCGTAAAAACGAAAATCTCCCAGAAAAAAGAACATCAGCCAATTCTGAACTTCTCGGAAAAAAAGCCATTATTACATTTCCGGAAATGAGAGCAGAAGTAACTTACCACAAAGATTCAACGCTGCACTGGAAAACAACCGATAAAAACGGATTGATTAATGAAGGCGATGAAAAGATGGATTATAAGAAGCTGAGTGAAGATCTGCATTTCTTAAACTGGATAGAAAAAGACGGCTGGACAGTAAGCCAGGTAGTCAATACTAAAGATGGAACCGTAAAATCATTCTGGAGTTTTGCTGACGATTCAAGCCCGAGAGGAAAGAGAAAATCTTTATTTGTGGATGGAAAAATTGAAGTGGTAAAGTAAGTACAACCTCAAAGCCTGCAACAAGACTGAAAATTTGTATAGATTAATATCCTTCAAATATAAATTCGAAACATTATTTGAGGGCAAACTATCTTTGGTAATGACTTTTTCCGTTATTTTACAGAAAATTTAATTAAAACTTAATCATACTGACCTATGAGTTTAACTTTAGACGAAATACAAAATTTTAAAGGCAAATATCCGAAACAGATCTGGAGTCTGTTCTTCTCCGAAATGTGGGAACGTTTCTGCTTTTACGGAATGAGAGGAATGCTTGTTTTCTTTATGATCTCTGAATTATTAATGAAAGAAGGAGATTCGCAGTTGCAATACGGTGCAATACAGGCTTTCGTTTATGCCTTTACATTTGTGGGCGGACTTTTTGCAGATAAAATTTTAGGTTTCAGGAAATCTCTGTTTTGGGGCGGACTATTAATGATCGTCGGAAGTGTAATTTTGGCGACTGATCCTCACAAGTTTTTCTTTCTGGGAATCGCGTTTACTGTAGTGGGAACAGGTTTTTTTAAACCCAATATTTCTTCAATGGTCGGACAGCTTTATAAACCTAATGACGAAAGAGCAGATGCTGGTTTCTCATTATTTTATGCCGGAATAAATTTAGGTGCTTTATTAGGGGGATATGTTTGTATTTCCATTGGTAAACTTGGCTATATAGAACTTGGAAGGTTTCAATTAGGAAAAGGTTTGATTCCTGAAAATTTACAATGGAATGTTGCCTTCGGATTAGCCGCTTTTGTGATGGTTATCAGTTTAATTAATTTTGTTTTTACCCAAAGAAGCTTGGGAACGATCGGGCTTCAGCCGGGACATCCTGAAAATGAGACAAAATCTTCACCTATCCCGAAATGGCAGGAATACGGAGTGTATGTTTTATCATTAATCTTCGTTCCGATTATCATGGTAATGGTTGCAAAAACAGAGTATACAGATTATTTTATGTGGACAGTCGGTCCGATTACACTAATCTATCTATTTTATGAAATGACTAAAGTGACTCCTGCTGAACGAAACAAACTTTGGGCAGCCTTAGTCTTCATTCTATTCTCAATTTTATTTTGGGGAATTTATGAACAAAGCGGCGGTTCATTAAGTATTTTTGCGGCAAAAAATTTAAATAAAGATCTATTAGGATTAGATCCGAATGGAGTTAATAATTCCGGAGGTGCCTTCTTCATTATCTTTTTAGCTCCTTTAATCGGATTACTTTGGATTTGGCTGGGTAAAAAGAAAATTGAACCGAACACCATTATTAAATTTGGTCTGGGATTCGTCTTTTTAGGTGTGGGATATTATATTTTATTCGCCACCCGTTTTTTTGCAGATCTTCAGGGTATTACTTCCCTTAATTTCTTTACCATTGCTTTACTCGTTATTACTCTGGGAGAATTATGCCTCTCTCCCATCGGTTTATCCATCATGACGAAGCTATCTACAAAAAATCTTCAGGGAATGATGATGGGAATGTGGTTTCTGGCATCTGCTTACGGTCAGTATGTCGCGGGAATCATCGGAGCCAGTCTGGCGACTGCAAAAGAAGGTTCTACGAATTATGATTCTTTGATCACTTACACCGATGGATATAAACAATTAGGATTATATGCCGTAATTGCCGGATTGGTACTAATTTTGATTTCCCCGCTTGTGAAAAAATTAATGCAGGATGTAAAATAAAAATAGTAAATGCTTACATTTACTTCAAAATACCAAATCATGAAGAAAATTATAAGTTTAATAGCACTCTTTCTGGTCACTTTCAGTTTTGCGCAGGTAAAATGGATGACGATTGAAGAAGCACTGAAAGCACAAAAAGAAAATCCTAAAAAAATTCTTATCGATTTTTACGCAGACTGGTGCGGTCCGTGTAAGATCATGGATAAAAAAACATACGGACATCAGGTAATTTCTGATATGCTGAATGAGAGTTACTATCCGGTAAAATTTAATGCGGAAGATAAAAAAGAAATTGAAATTTTCGGCAGAAAGTTTTCTAATCCGAATACAGAACATAAGAAAGGAAGAAATTCCTTACACGAATTCACTCAGTATATGAATGTTGCAGCCGTTCCGAGTACGGTTTTTCTGGATGAAAGCGGTAATCCGATCACCATTTTACAGGGAGAATTATCCGCAAAGGAATTAGAACCTTATCTGGAATTTATTTCTAAAGATCTTTTCAAGAAAATCCGTTCGCGGGAGCAGTGGGAAGATTATCAGAAAAAATTTAAATCTAAAATAAAAGAATAAAAATACAGGCTTTCAGTAATGAGGGCCTTTTTTAATTTCTAATTTTTCCCGAAATTCGTGGCTCCTAAAATGACTTTAGAAACCTCCATAGAATACGTAAAAGGAATCGGTCCGGAAAAAGCCAAACTTATCAAAAGTGTATTGGGAATTTCCACAGTGGAAGATCTCCTGAACTTCTACCCGCTCCGTTATCTGGATAAAAGCAAAGTTCATAAGGTTTCGCAGCTCGGAGACCTCTCCACAGACGTACAGCTGAAAGGAAGAATCACAAACATTCAGGAAATACAAACCGGCAAAACAAAACGTCTTTCAGCAAAATTCAATGACGAAACAGGATCAATGGATCTGGTATGGTTCCAATATTCAAAATGGCTGAAAGAACAGCTTCCTGTGAATAAGGAAGTTTTTATTTTCGGGAAAATCAATGTTTTCAATAATCAGTTTTCTATGCCGCATCCGGAAATAGAAATCGAAGAAAAGAAAGATTCCGAAAACAGGTTAAGACCAATTTATCCAAGCTCGGAAAAACTAACCAAAAGAGGACTGAATCAACGATTTTTTCAGGTTGTGTTAAGAAATATCTGCAAAGAGATCCCTAATCTGATCTACGAAAACTTTCCGGATTATCTTTTAAAGGCATTTAAGTTTTTATCAAGACAGCACACCTATCTCAATATCCATTTTCCGAAGGATATGGAACATTTTGAGAAAGCCAATTACCGCTTAAAATTTGAAGAATCATTTTTCTTTCAGTTAGGATTTGGACTGAAAAAACTTCACCATAAAAGCCATACGGCAGGAAATCCTTTTCCGATCGTCGGAGATTATTTCAATGATTTTTATGAAAATCATCTTCCGTTTGATTTAACGGGAGCTCAGAAAAGAGTACTTAAAGAAATCCGGATGGATATGAAACGTCCCATCCAGATGAACCGTCTTTTGCAGGGTGATGTAGGTTCAGGAAAAACCATGGTTGCTCTTTTAACGATGCTTATAGCAAAAGACAATGGTTTCCAAAGCTGCATCATGGCTCCTACAGAAATTCTTGCCCAGCAGCATTATAACGGAATTAAAGAGCTCTTAGAAAAAACGGAAGTTAAAATCCTGCTTTTAACAGGTTCCACAAAAAAATCCGAACGGAATAAAATTCATGAAGAACTGGAAAATGGTGAACTTTCTATTCTCGTAGGAACCCATGCCGTTCTGGAGGATAAAGTGAAATTTAAGAATCTCGGGTTGGCAATCATCGACGAACAGCACAGATTTGGAGTGGCACAAAGAGCAAAACTTTGGGCAAAAAATAAAATCCCTCCTCATATTCTGGTCATGACAGCAACTCCAATTCCTAGAACTCTCGCGATGAGCTTTTATTCTGATCTTGATGTCTCGGTTATTGATGAACTTCCTATCGGAAGAAAGCCTATCATTACGGCTCACCGAAGAGAAAAAGACCGTGCTTATGTCTATAACTTCTGCCGTGAGGAAATCCAGAAAGGAAGACAGGTCTATTTTGTGTACCCTTTAATTGAAGAATCGGAGACTTTAGATTACAAAAACCTGATGGAAGGTCTGGAAAATGTGATGGATAATTTCGCGCATTACAATGTAGCCATGCTTCACGGAAAAATGAAACCGGATGAAAAAGATGCTGCTATGAATTATTTTGCTTCCGGAAAAGCAGAAATTATGGTTGCCACAACAGTAATTGAAGTCGGGGTGAATGTTCCGAATGCTTCTGTAATGGTTATTGAAAGTTCTGAAAGATTTGGGCTTTCGCAGCTCCACCAGCTTCGCGGACGCGTCGGTCGTGGTGCGGAACAGAGTTATTGCATTCTGATGACTTCGGATAAATTATCTAAAGACAGCAGAACCCGCATAAAAACAATGGTAGAAACCAACGATGGCTTCAAAATTTCTGAGGTTGATATGCAGCTTCGAGGTCCTGGCGATATTCTGGGAACCCAGCAAAGCGGTGTTGTAGATTTTAAAAGGCTGGATCTTGTGAATGATTCTGCTATTATTAAGGCAACAAAAAAGACGGTAGAAAGAATTTTAGAAGCCGATCCGCTGTTATCAAGACCGGAAAATCAGATCATTAAGAATTACTATCTGAGAAATTATAACGGTAAAAACAAATGGAGTAAAATCTCCTGAAAAACAAAAAACCGCGAAAAGATCTTGTCTTCACGCGGCTTCCCCTTATAAAACTGTTATTTGAAGAAAATTTACTTTACTTCTTTAAAAATTCACTTCGCTTTTCGCTTAATATTTTGTGATGTGGTGTGTTGATATGATAATGTTATGATGTTTAAGCTTAAAAATTAAAGTAAAAAAACAAAATGAATTATATTTCCAATTGCTTATTTATAAAAACTAACTAGGTTTCTGACAAAGGATTTGAAAAATGAAACGATATATTCCTTTGGCAGTACTGAGTTTTCATGATTGTACCGTTTTGTTTAAAGATCTTCTGCGCTTTTAATTGGAAATTATTATAATTCATTTTGTTTAACTAACATTGTGATTTATATAATTTATTTCAAGATTGAAACAATTGTTATTCATTCATTTATCGTTTTTTTGATATAATAAATCTGTGTTTCAATTTCGGTAATACTTCACAGACAATATAAGCATCTTCTCTACTTAATTATCACCTTTGTGTGAGTATTACTTTACAAATATAAAACTTTAATTTTAATTCCAAAATAATTTAACCATAATTTTTCACAGTTTCATGATAAAATTATTCCTGTTGAATCCCGAAGTATGATACTGCCAGTTTATAGCAATAATTTCGTTCACTATTTTTTTCATATCATTATAATTATCAGGAAGTTCCATTACTATATTTGCTCCTTTAACCAGAAACTCATCTTTGTCTTCATTTTTAAAATTATCTGAATAAATAACAAGAATCGTATTATTAAACTTGATATCTCCTTTAATTTCAGATAAAAATTCAGAAGCATATTTTTCGGTCAGATCTTTACTGATCCATAATATTTCAGGAGCAGGAATATCTTCTTCAGCCAATGATTGTAAAGCAGATTGTATATGATGAAGAACATTTGCTCTGACGGCTATTTTTGAATCCTTGAATATATTCTCAAAAAAGATCCGTTTTCCTTCATCTTCTTCTACAAGAATGATATTCAGATAATCTTTGATCATACAGCCTTCAGATATTGTTCATTTATATGTGAGGATTTCCTTCTCAGTGCAATAATTTTCTGGAATTGTGAAGGCGTCATACCGGTAGTATTTTTAAACTGTGTGCTTAGATGTGCCACACTCGAGTAATTCAGACGGTAAGCAATTTCCGTAAAACTAAGCTTTTTACTTATAATGAGCTCTTTTGCAAACTCTATTTTACGGATGATAAGAAAGTTTTCGATAGACGTATGGGTAATTTCAGAGAACAGATTAGAAAGATACCCATAGCTGTGATTTAGCTTTTCAGAAATATAGATGGAAGCTTTTACAGAGATACCTTCTTCTGAAGAAATCATCTCCACAATGGCATCTTTAATCTTCTGTACCAATGCAGCTTTCTGATTTTCAATAATTTCTATTCCGTAATCTTCCAGATTTTTTTTGAAAGTTATGTGCTGTTCCTGGGTAAGAGATTCATAGAATTCTACTTCACCGAAGTTCAAAAGCCTGTACTTGAGACCATGCTCACGAAGCTTTTCGTCAAGTATTTTTTTACAAAGGGTATTAAAGTCAAACTTTACGTACATTTTCATCTTTTATAAATCCTTTTATGTTTATTGTAAATATAAAAATTTTATTTCAATTGAATGTGATATAATTTAAATTTGTTATTTCTAGCATAAATAAAAAATTCCTGCATTAATTAATACAGGAATTTAAACACTAAGGA
It encodes the following:
- a CDS encoding MoaF-related domain-containing protein, giving the protein MQNLKTFKVNSIQPKTDKLIRNSFAATLKTAIYGFLAAAVVLSCNRKNENLPEKRTSANSELLGKKAIITFPEMRAEVTYHKDSTLHWKTTDKNGLINEGDEKMDYKKLSEDLHFLNWIEKDGWTVSQVVNTKDGTVKSFWSFADDSSPRGKRKSLFVDGKIEVVK
- a CDS encoding peptide MFS transporter, whose protein sequence is MSLTLDEIQNFKGKYPKQIWSLFFSEMWERFCFYGMRGMLVFFMISELLMKEGDSQLQYGAIQAFVYAFTFVGGLFADKILGFRKSLFWGGLLMIVGSVILATDPHKFFFLGIAFTVVGTGFFKPNISSMVGQLYKPNDERADAGFSLFYAGINLGALLGGYVCISIGKLGYIELGRFQLGKGLIPENLQWNVAFGLAAFVMVISLINFVFTQRSLGTIGLQPGHPENETKSSPIPKWQEYGVYVLSLIFVPIIMVMVAKTEYTDYFMWTVGPITLIYLFYEMTKVTPAERNKLWAALVFILFSILFWGIYEQSGGSLSIFAAKNLNKDLLGLDPNGVNNSGGAFFIIFLAPLIGLLWIWLGKKKIEPNTIIKFGLGFVFLGVGYYILFATRFFADLQGITSLNFFTIALLVITLGELCLSPIGLSIMTKLSTKNLQGMMMGMWFLASAYGQYVAGIIGASLATAKEGSTNYDSLITYTDGYKQLGLYAVIAGLVLILISPLVKKLMQDVK
- a CDS encoding thioredoxin family protein, with protein sequence MKKIISLIALFLVTFSFAQVKWMTIEEALKAQKENPKKILIDFYADWCGPCKIMDKKTYGHQVISDMLNESYYPVKFNAEDKKEIEIFGRKFSNPNTEHKKGRNSLHEFTQYMNVAAVPSTVFLDESGNPITILQGELSAKELEPYLEFISKDLFKKIRSREQWEDYQKKFKSKIKE
- the recG gene encoding ATP-dependent DNA helicase RecG, which produces MTLETSIEYVKGIGPEKAKLIKSVLGISTVEDLLNFYPLRYLDKSKVHKVSQLGDLSTDVQLKGRITNIQEIQTGKTKRLSAKFNDETGSMDLVWFQYSKWLKEQLPVNKEVFIFGKINVFNNQFSMPHPEIEIEEKKDSENRLRPIYPSSEKLTKRGLNQRFFQVVLRNICKEIPNLIYENFPDYLLKAFKFLSRQHTYLNIHFPKDMEHFEKANYRLKFEESFFFQLGFGLKKLHHKSHTAGNPFPIVGDYFNDFYENHLPFDLTGAQKRVLKEIRMDMKRPIQMNRLLQGDVGSGKTMVALLTMLIAKDNGFQSCIMAPTEILAQQHYNGIKELLEKTEVKILLLTGSTKKSERNKIHEELENGELSILVGTHAVLEDKVKFKNLGLAIIDEQHRFGVAQRAKLWAKNKIPPHILVMTATPIPRTLAMSFYSDLDVSVIDELPIGRKPIITAHRREKDRAYVYNFCREEIQKGRQVYFVYPLIEESETLDYKNLMEGLENVMDNFAHYNVAMLHGKMKPDEKDAAMNYFASGKAEIMVATTVIEVGVNVPNASVMVIESSERFGLSQLHQLRGRVGRGAEQSYCILMTSDKLSKDSRTRIKTMVETNDGFKISEVDMQLRGPGDILGTQQSGVVDFKRLDLVNDSAIIKATKKTVERILEADPLLSRPENQIIKNYYLRNYNGKNKWSKIS
- a CDS encoding response regulator; this encodes MIKDYLNIILVEEDEGKRIFFENIFKDSKIAVRANVLHHIQSALQSLAEEDIPAPEILWISKDLTEKYASEFLSEIKGDIKFNNTILVIYSDNFKNEDKDEFLVKGANIVMELPDNYNDMKKIVNEIIAINWQYHTSGFNRNNFIMKL
- a CDS encoding helix-turn-helix domain-containing protein translates to MKMYVKFDFNTLCKKILDEKLREHGLKYRLLNFGEVEFYESLTQEQHITFKKNLEDYGIEIIENQKAALVQKIKDAIVEMISSEEGISVKASIYISEKLNHSYGYLSNLFSEITHTSIENFLIIRKIEFAKELIISKKLSFTEIAYRLNYSSVAHLSTQFKNTTGMTPSQFQKIIALRRKSSHINEQYLKAV